The genomic region CGCCATCTGCCCGTAAAGATGGACGACAACGACACCCCGGACCGGATGGTTTCCCTGGCGGCTTCGATACACCTGGTCCGGTCCCTGGACACACTGGGTGAGAAGGGCATTCTCCAGCGTGTCAGGGGAAACCACATACCGTTTTTTGTCCACCTCCGTCCAGACAGGGCGCCCTCCGGCCAGACAAACGGAACTTGCCGAGGCGTAAAATGTAAACGAAGGAACAAGAACCGCATCCCCGGGCTCGAGTCCCGCCGCTTTCAGGAGAAGTATCAGGGCATCGGTCCCGGATGCGACTCCGGCGGCGTAAGAGGTTCCCAGAAAGTCGGCAATTTTTTTTTCGAAACGGGAAACGGTTTCTCCCAGGATAAATTGCTGGGTGGAAAGGACCGAAAGAACAGCACTCTTGACCTGTTCTCCCACCTGTCCGTATTGCCGGGTCAGATCAAAAAAAGGGATAGGCGACAAGAAATTTCCTTTCTCGAGTCAGGACAACCGATAGAGGGATAAGCTTCCCATGGCTCCGGACTGTCTCCGGGCATGCTCCCGATGCGGAAGAGGAGGAATCCGGAGAATCAGACCCACCGGAAGATGGTTCGGATCATGGATCACGGAGCGGTTGGCCTTCAGAATGGTCTGCCAGAATTGGGGAGACCCATAGATCCGGCTTTTTGCAGAGATGATCTGGAGGGTATCCCCATCCTGCACCCGATAGAGACTGGCCCGCTTTCCGTGACGGGGATGCATGTGCGCCCACTGAATCCGCGCCAGGCGCAGATCTTTCTTGAAAGCCCGGTCCTGATTTCCAAAGAGCCGCAGATATAAACGAACGCGACGGGATTTCATCGGATGGATCAGGGCCGATTCCCGGAGGTGGATGCGGGCGCGCTCCCGCAGTCTTGTCGCCGTATCCGGACCGGACAGCCCCGACGACTGGAGCATCTGGGTCAGTTTGGGATCTCCACGGCCTTTTGCCAGCCGGCTGGAAAGGCTCCATTCGATCTGTCCCATATGGGACAGGACAGTTGCATCCTTCGGCATCTCGACCAGAGCCATCGACTCCTCCCGGAAGGCGCGCTTCAGGTCACCCATCTTGAAGTAGCACCATCCCAGACTGTCTCTGTAGGAGGGATTCTGGGGATCGAACGTCAGGGCCCGGAGGATCAGGTATCGGGCATTCACGAGATTTCCATTCTCGACAACATCTGTATATCCCAGGTAATTGAGTGCATCCGGAAAACGGGGATCCAGCCGGATGGCTTCCTTGAGATCGGCCCGGACACGGGAAAGATATTTTCGGTGATTCCACTGATCAAGAAGCACCGCACGATTAAACACCAGCAGGGAGTTCCCCGGTTTCAGAACCATTGCCTGATGAAGGGCCGCCATGGCCGGGCGATATTTTTTCCAGTCTTCCAGGGTCAGGGCGAGAGAAAAATCGATTTGCCATTTCCCCGGAGCCAGGCGATGGGCTTTTCGAAGATAGAAAACCGCTTTTTGAGGATTGCCAAGCTTCCGGTAGAGATCTCCCATGGAAAAATAGCCCTGATAACTGCCCGGAAACTTTCGGATCATGAGATGGTAGTTGGAAATCGCGCGGTTGAAATGCAGGGACCGTTCATAGACACTTCCCAAAAATGCGAGAAGACGGAGGTTCCCCGGATTTTTCCGGATGATTGCCTGGATTTCGTCAATTGCCGGCCCAAAACGATTCTGTTCAACCAGAAGAGAGGACAAAATCAACCGGAACCTGTCATTTCCGGGGTGTTCTTCGATAATCTCACCCAGAAAGGAAATCGCGTCATTGATCTTGTTTTCCGCCAGGTAAACCTTTAAAAGCTTAGCCTCCACCTCCGGATTTCCTGGCTGGATATGATTCAGGATGTGCCGGTATCGGGCTTCGGCATCTTTCCATTTTCCCTCCTGTGCGTCCAGATCCGCCAGAGACTCCCAACCCGGCTCAAAAGCCGGGTTGCGCTGGATGGAGAGGGAGAAATATTTGCGGGCATTGTCATACTGATGCAGTCGTGTATATTCAAATCCCAGGTAAAAGGGAAGATAGGTTGAAGTCGGATCCCGCTTGATCCCGTCTGCAAGCTTGTTTAATCCTTCCTGAATCTGCCCGGTCCGGGAATACAGGTCGAAGAGAGCGACATAGGCATCTTCCTTCAGCGGGTCAATCGCAATGACCCGGTCAAGGTAAATCGGAATAATTTCTTTCAGGAGCCGGACACGCTCGGACTTGTCCGGTGCAGACAAAGCGAGCTGTCTCTTGACTCTGGCCAGTTCCATCCAGGGCTTCAGGCGACCCGGATGAGCCTGTGTGAGATCTTTCAGCGTCCGCAAGGACGATCCGTACTGGCCAATCTGCTCTTCCAGACGCGCTTTCATGAGTGTCAGATCGATCGATTCCGGTCGATACTTCAGAGCCTTTTCCACCTCATCCAGTGCAAGATAGGGGTTATCCATACTTTCCGCAATATCTGCCTGAACCTGATGGTAATAGGATTGCCAGGGACGAGGCGCATCAACAGGAACAGGCTTGGAGGAGGAAATTCGGGTTTCCTGGTCCCCGGGAACGGAGGAAAGGCTATGGGACTGAAGACATCCTCCCAGTCCGAGAAGAATCAGAAGCAACGGCCATCGATTGACACGGTGAATACGTTCGGGCTCCGGAATCAACGGCACTCCTTTTCAAATAAGAGGGAATCCGGCAAGGAAGAACAGCGGGTCGAGTTTCTCCGGAGACGGACCTGGGGAAATTCTCCGGTCGCGATTTCCGGCTCCATCAAGCGGCGGTCCCTGGATGTGGACAGGGACTGACACCGGACATGAGCCGACGAATAGGCCAAAACGGCGACTTTCCAGCCATGTCTGATTCCTCCGGAAAGTCTTTCCGGCCAATACACATCCATCGACGCTTTCCGGTAAAAAGACCCAAAATCAGTGCGGGCGTAAAGGATACCGTGGCGGAGTTCGATGAAAGGCACTTCTTTTCGAATGGGAAAAGCCTTTCCCATTCTCATGCGCAAATATTGACTCCGATCGAAGGGATGTCCGCCAAAGTCAAAGGCAATGTAATGCTTTCCATGGCTTCCTTCCGATATCCGGTATTTAAGCATTTCCTGCTCATCGGCAGAAGGCCAGAGGAATCCTTTATGTCCTCCGCAATCGAAGTATCCGGAAAGCGGAGACAAGATCGCCCGATGACCTTCGGTCAGGGAAATATGAAATCCGCCCAGCGTTTTACCCGGGAAAAAGGCAACCGATCGGACGGGACCGGAGGAACACAGAACCGGCAAAGTGACAGCAGGCAACAGGTAAAGGATCAGAAAGGAATTGGGCTCGCTGGCCGATCCCGAAACGGAACGCATCGCACCTCCCCGTCCTGTACTTTGCAATCTTCTTCATCTTTTTAGTGTAATAAACCTTCCAGGGGATTTCAAACAAGGACAAAGGCTCCAGAACGGGATTTTCCCAACAGACACAGTTTGGGATAAAGTGTCCGGTTCCTCAGAGTCGTGTCTTTCGAAAAGAAGGGGAGAGTATCCGGCCCTCATCCAGATCAAGCAGATCGAACGGACTCATGCTGCTGACATCAAAACGGGCAGCGACTTCCGGGTAGGACCGAACCCGATGGGCAACCCGATCTTCGGGAACAGGGCTGTTTTCAATCGAAAATCGCCAGGCCTCGATTTCTTCCGGGGAACGGGAAACCCCCCGATTCCGAACCCAGGCGAGGATTTGTTCATCCCCGATACCGGATGCCACAATCTCTGATATCTCCTCAGGAGGAATCTCGACAAAGGACAAAAAACGACCGTCAAGATACGGAGGCGGCATCAGGAGATTGTCCACATAAACCGGCGGAAGCTGTCCGGCCAGATGAAGCCGGACCTTGTCGATCAGCCGCGGAAGAATCGGAAAGCCCCCCAGAGTCTCACGGGGAGAGCGAATCGCCCGTCGGATGAAATCCCTGTCTTCCACCTGTATCAACCGTGCCTCCTTTGCCTGAGTGAAAGTTCCCCCTTCGGCATTTCCGTCCGGAGGCTCCCTCGATCCAAAGATTATGTCCGTTCCCGTCCATCGTACCGGGATTCGATCCCGATCAGGTGAAGAAGCGGAGACGGCCAGATCCGCCCGGAGGTAAGGCTGGACAAAGTCCAGACTCCCGACAACACAACCGACCATCCGCGGACTGCCCCTCTCCCGAGAAGCCCTGCCTTGTCCGGTGAAAGGCCGAAGACCATTTCGGAAACACGATCCACCGTTTCCCAGGAAGCGACGTTTTCATAAACCATCTGGACCGCTTCATTCTGAAGAGACAGAATCCACAGGTCCGCGATCTCGGACACCGTCCGGATTTCCGGCGTTTCCGAAAAGGAAGGGAGTCGGGAATACCCCCCCCGGATCTCGTCATCCTCCCCGACAAAAAAAGTGTCTCCAAAAAAACGATGGAAAAAAGCCAGTATCTGGCGGACGCCTAAACGTCCGATCTTTTCCATGGTCTCGCCCGGCAAGGTTTCCCATCCCCTTCTCCGAAGCTCGGCATCCAGGTCACTCAAGCGTTTTCTGTCTGCACGCGCGAGCACCCTCGCCTCCGAAAAACATCGGGCAAGAAGCCGGTTTGCGACCCCACCGGGTCCTTCATGAGCGATCATCGGAGGAAGTTCCAGCATGAGCGAGAAATCGGAAGCCATCTGAATGGTGACAGGATCCGTTTTCCGGCCGGCGACGATTTCAAGACCGACAAGCGTTCTGGGAGGCAGCCCGATGGGACGGAGCCGAAAAAGGCGCCCGGGGTGCAAAACCTCTCCCGCCAATTGGGTGACCGTCAACGTATCCAGGGAAATTCCGATAGGGGATTCGGGAGAGATATATTTTTCAATCCGGCCGATCACCTCTCCCTTTTCTTCCGGATCGTCCGGATTCATGTCTACCACCATGTTGCATCCGGAAAGATCAGAATACTGGGTCGTCCCCGACAAGAGGGTCAAGATCGAATCCCGGGCCAAAGCCGTCATCTGTCCAGAGTGAACGGCTTTCGAAAGTTCATTTCTGACCCTTTCGAGATGGATTTCCAGGGAGGAAAATTCCTTTTCCAGCCAGACGACGGGATATCCGCGCGCAAGCACCCAATGGACCAGTGGAGCACTATAGCGGTTCGCCCCGATAACACCCAGTTTTTGAACAGGCGCTCTCATGATGAGGTTGTCATGTCGAAGAGCGAAGGCTCCGGAAAAGGAAGAAACAGTCCACGGAAAAAAGAACCGGAGCAACCACAAAGGCGACCAGATCCATGATAAATCTCATCCTTCGGGCTTTGGCCATGACAACATCCTCCGGTGCCTGCAAGACAACAAACCAGGAATGCGTGGAGAGCCCTTGCAGGTCGCTCATGAGGGCCGAGCCGAACATATACCGGTCTCCTTTCACAGAATCCTTGAATCCTCCCGACTCGCCCTGATGAAACCGGTCGAGGACATGCCCAAGGCCGATCTGATCCATTTTTTCTCCGACAAGAAGGGAATTGGAACTCGCAAGAATATGCCCCCCGGAGGAGGCGATGTAGGAGAGGCCCGGAGCACCCTGTTTTTTCGGGGTATAGAGGTACGGGTCGAGAACACCCGAAAGATTTTCCGCACCGACAAGATATCCGGACGGCCGGTCCACAGAGGTCTGTCCGGGCTTCAGGACCGGAACAGCAATCAGGAGGATGGAGATCCGATTTGCCTGATTGTAAATGGGAGCAGAAAAAAGAGCGGGTCCCCCCACCTTTTTTAGTCGCGACAGAAGATCAAGGGACTCTTTTTCATAAGGCTTCAGGTTTCGGTAATCATACTTCCCGAGGGGCGTCCCGTCGACAGAATAAAGCGCCCATCCCGCAAAATGTCCAAGCTCGCCAGAACTGGAAAATTTCCCAATTGTTTTGCGAATTGTGTCAGGTGAACCCAGAATGGCGGGATCCGAAAGGGACTTGCCCAGAAGAATGACATCGCGAATATCCTGCACCATGACACGACTGATTCCGGAAGCCATATCGCGGGCAGACTTCGGAAGTGGATTCCGCGTCACATAATAGGTCGCCATCACCTCCCGATAATAAAGCACAACCATAATGGAACTCGGAATGATCATCATCAGGAAGATCACGAGACCGACATTCCATCTCCAGGCCCGGGAGCGCCGTCCAGAAGAGCTCGTCTCCTCAGGCCGGATATGGGCCGCCCGGATATCTTCAACCGGTTCGGTCATGACGTTCGTCCTTTCCTTGAAAAATCCATCTTCATTTTGTCAGCAAGATGAACTCGCTTCTTCACCACTGCTCCTTGTGCACTCGCTCATCCGGGTACCCCGCGTTCCGAAAAAAAGCTTCCGACTGCCCCACCATTTCCGGAGGACCACAGATATAGACTTCCGAACCATCCGCATTGGGAATGAGCTCGGGAAGAAGGCGGGTAATACGTCCCTGAAGCCCTTTCCGGACATTGGGAACCCCTGTCGCTGGCTCCAACGCAGTTTCCCCTCCCCGGGAAAGGGCTGTCACGAGTTCAAAATCGGGCCTTCCCAGGGCATAATCCGTCAACTCCTTTTCAAAAATGAAATCTGAAACGCTACGGTAACCATAATAAAGACTGACCGGCACCTTCCTTCCCTCCATCAGAATTGTCCGTATCATACCTCGAAGCGGAGCAATCCCTGATCCGGATGCCACAAAAAGGTATCGGTGGGGAGGGGCTTCCTCAGCACTCCGCAAAACGAAGGAACCATAGGGACCGTCAATGTTTATGGTGTCTCCTGGCCGGCATTCATGGATCCGGTTGGAAAAAAAACCCCCTTCCCCGACCCTCGTGATCGTGAGCTCAAGGAATCCTTTTTCCAGATCTTTTGGAGACGAAGCCACGGAGTAGGCTCGCCTTACAGGACGTCCCTTCGTGTTCAGAAATCCCGGAATGGAAGCCATCACAAACTGCCCGGCCTGAAATGAAAAATGGGATTTTTCCGGAAGAGCAAGACGAAACGTGCAAACTCTCGGTGTTTCCTGGATGATATCCGTCAAAGTGGTGGGCAGGACTTCACGCGCGGCCATGCTTCATTATCACCCTGCCTTTTCAGTGTGTCAAACCTTTCGCCGCACTGCTAACTCCCCAGTTTCAAGGAAAATCCCACCTTTCTCGCGCGTTTCAGAACCCGGGAAAACAAAAGCAGACCCCCCGCAACATAAAAGATATCTTCCATCATGGCCATGAGAAGCTGCCCCCAGGGGAATCCTTGTCCGGCAAGGACCTGGCGCATTCCTTCAAACACATGCGAAGCCGGAACAAAGAAGGCAATCTGCCGAAACCCTTCCGGCAGGACAGAGACCGGATTGAAAACGGCGCTGACCGGTTGAAAGAGAAAAATTACTCCCCAGGCCAATACTTCCGCCTCTTGTCCGAACCGAAGAATCAGGGCTGTCGTCATGATGCCCAATGCCCATCCCATGACGACCAGGCAGAAGACAAACGGAACCAGGGCAATGCCGAGATGGAAAAGAGAATAGGAAAATAAAATGTACGCAAGGAATATTGCCATCCCTGA from Leptospirillum ferriphilum harbors:
- a CDS encoding tetratricopeptide repeat protein; protein product: MIPEPERIHRVNRWPLLLILLGLGGCLQSHSLSSVPGDQETRISSSKPVPVDAPRPWQSYYHQVQADIAESMDNPYLALDEVEKALKYRPESIDLTLMKARLEEQIGQYGSSLRTLKDLTQAHPGRLKPWMELARVKRQLALSAPDKSERVRLLKEIIPIYLDRVIAIDPLKEDAYVALFDLYSRTGQIQEGLNKLADGIKRDPTSTYLPFYLGFEYTRLHQYDNARKYFSLSIQRNPAFEPGWESLADLDAQEGKWKDAEARYRHILNHIQPGNPEVEAKLLKVYLAENKINDAISFLGEIIEEHPGNDRFRLILSSLLVEQNRFGPAIDEIQAIIRKNPGNLRLLAFLGSVYERSLHFNRAISNYHLMIRKFPGSYQGYFSMGDLYRKLGNPQKAVFYLRKAHRLAPGKWQIDFSLALTLEDWKKYRPAMAALHQAMVLKPGNSLLVFNRAVLLDQWNHRKYLSRVRADLKEAIRLDPRFPDALNYLGYTDVVENGNLVNARYLILRALTFDPQNPSYRDSLGWCYFKMGDLKRAFREESMALVEMPKDATVLSHMGQIEWSLSSRLAKGRGDPKLTQMLQSSGLSGPDTATRLRERARIHLRESALIHPMKSRRVRLYLRLFGNQDRAFKKDLRLARIQWAHMHPRHGKRASLYRVQDGDTLQIISAKSRIYGSPQFWQTILKANRSVIHDPNHLPVGLILRIPPLPHREHARRQSGAMGSLSLYRLS
- a CDS encoding DUF5069 domain-containing protein, whose translation is MEDRDFIRRAIRSPRETLGGFPILPRLIDKVRLHLAGQLPPVYVDNLLMPPPYLDGRFLSFVEIPPEEISEIVASGIGDEQILAWVRNRGVSRSPEEIEAWRFSIENSPVPEDRVAHRVRSYPEVAARFDVSSMSPFDLLDLDEGRILSPSFRKTRL
- a CDS encoding 3-hydroxyacyl-CoA dehydrogenase NAD-binding domain-containing protein; this translates as MRAPVQKLGVIGANRYSAPLVHWVLARGYPVVWLEKEFSSLEIHLERVRNELSKAVHSGQMTALARDSILTLLSGTTQYSDLSGCNMVVDMNPDDPEEKGEVIGRIEKYISPESPIGISLDTLTVTQLAGEVLHPGRLFRLRPIGLPPRTLVGLEIVAGRKTDPVTIQMASDFSLMLELPPMIAHEGPGGVANRLLARCFSEARVLARADRKRLSDLDAELRRRGWETLPGETMEKIGRLGVRQILAFFHRFFGDTFFVGEDDEIRGGYSRLPSFSETPEIRTVSEIADLWILSLQNEAVQMVYENVASWETVDRVSEMVFGLSPDKAGLLGRGAVRGWSVVLSGVWTLSSLTSGRIWPSPLLHLIGIESRYDGRERT
- a CDS encoding cache domain-containing protein; the encoded protein is MTEPVEDIRAAHIRPEETSSSGRRSRAWRWNVGLVIFLMMIIPSSIMVVLYYREVMATYYVTRNPLPKSARDMASGISRVMVQDIRDVILLGKSLSDPAILGSPDTIRKTIGKFSSSGELGHFAGWALYSVDGTPLGKYDYRNLKPYEKESLDLLSRLKKVGGPALFSAPIYNQANRISILLIAVPVLKPGQTSVDRPSGYLVGAENLSGVLDPYLYTPKKQGAPGLSYIASSGGHILASSNSLLVGEKMDQIGLGHVLDRFHQGESGGFKDSVKGDRYMFGSALMSDLQGLSTHSWFVVLQAPEDVVMAKARRMRFIMDLVAFVVAPVLFSVDCFFLFRSLRSST
- a CDS encoding ferredoxin reductase, whose translation is MAAREVLPTTLTDIIQETPRVCTFRLALPEKSHFSFQAGQFVMASIPGFLNTKGRPVRRAYSVASSPKDLEKGFLELTITRVGEGGFFSNRIHECRPGDTINIDGPYGSFVLRSAEEAPPHRYLFVASGSGIAPLRGMIRTILMEGRKVPVSLYYGYRSVSDFIFEKELTDYALGRPDFELVTALSRGGETALEPATGVPNVRKGLQGRITRLLPELIPNADGSEVYICGPPEMVGQSEAFFRNAGYPDERVHKEQW
- a CDS encoding ABC transporter permease gives rise to the protein MSEVQPEERPESTSLSRPSVSLFAFRPMAGILLRQFFLYRRSVPRWMEIFYWPLLDLLVWGFLTLYLRQGILPGSGAVQALLGGLLLWDMLYRSQQGISVVFLEEIWSRNLYNLMVAPVTPYHIIFGAMVTGLLKITLSSGMAIFLAYILFSYSLFHLGIALVPFVFCLVVMGWALGIMTTALILRFGQEAEVLAWGVIFLFQPVSAVFNPVSVLPEGFRQIAFFVPASHVFEGMRQVLAGQGFPWGQLLMAMMEDIFYVAGGLLLFSRVLKRARKVGFSLKLGS